A genomic window from Vitis riparia cultivar Riparia Gloire de Montpellier isolate 1030 chromosome 18, EGFV_Vit.rip_1.0, whole genome shotgun sequence includes:
- the LOC117906854 gene encoding disease resistance protein RPV1-like, protein MASSTQKPSSSSSSSSTSIRKYNFDVFLSFRGEDTRNNFTDHLFVNLHRMGINTFRDDQLERGEEIKSELLRTIEKSRISIVVFSKDYARSKWCLDELAKIVECREEMEQIVLPVFYHVDPSDVRKQTGSFREAFSIHERNVDEKKVQRWKDSLTKASNLSGFHVNDGYESKHIEEITNGICKRLNPKLLPIDDDMVGIDSRLEDFKLLLDNHSNDVLVVGIYGTGGIGKTTIAKIVYNEIQCQFNGACFLEDVRERSKNGCQLQLQKQLLRGIVGQEVEFSDTNEGINIIKGRLGSKKVLIVIDDVDQLQQLKSVAGSPNWFCPGSTIIITTRDQRLLVEYGVTISYKATGLHYREALQLFSRHAFEQNDPKEDYVGLSNCMVQYAQGLPLALKVLGSSLRGMTVDEWKCALDKFKKNPMKKINDVLRISFDGLDPSQKEVFLDIACFFKGECKMSC, encoded by the exons ATGGCTTCCTCTACCCAaaaaccctcttcttcttcttcttcttcttctacctcAATCCGTAAATATAACTTCGATGtgttcttgagttttagaggtGAAGACACCCGCAACAATTTTACGGATCATTTATTCGTAAATTTGCATCGGATGGGGATTAACACTTTCAGAGACGATCAACTTGAAAGAGGAGAGGAGATCAAATCAGAACTTTTAAGAACTAttgaaaaatcaagaatttcCATAGTTGTGTTCTCAAAAGACTATGCTCGGTCCAAGTGGTGTTTGGATGAGTTAGCGAAGATCGTGGAGTGCAGGGAAGAAATGGAACAAATAGTCTTGCCGGTGTTCTACCACGTGGATCCTTCTGATGTGCGAAAGCAAACAGGGAGCTTCAGAGAGGCATTTTCCATTCACGAAAGAAATGTAGATGAGAAGAAGGTGCAAAGGTGGAAGGATTCCTTGACCAAAGCAAGCAATCTAAGTGGTTTCCATGTGAATGATGG GTATGAGTCAAAGCATATTGAGGAAATTACTAACGGGATTTGTAAAAGATTGAATCCCAAGCTTTTGCCTATTGACGATGATATGGTTGGGATAGATTCTCGCCTAGAAGACTTTAAATTATTGTTAGATAATCACTCGAATGACGTTCTTGTGGTTGGGATCTATGGAACTGGCGGAATTGGTAAAACTACCATTGCCAAGATTGTTTATAACGAAATCCAATGTCAATTCAATGGTGCTTGCTTCCTCGAAGATGTCAGAGAGAGATCCAAAAATGGTTGTCAACTTCAACTACAAAAACAACTTCTTCGTGGTATAGTGGGCCAAGAAGTAGAGTTTAGTGATACCAATGAAGGGATCAATATAATAAAGGGCAGACTCGGCTCAAAAAAAGTTCTTATTGTTATTGATGATGTGGATCAGTTGCAGCAATTAAAGTCAGTGGCCGGAAGTCCTAACTGGTTTTGTCCAGGAAGTACAATTATCATTACAACCAGAGACCAACGTCTGTTGGTTGAGTATGGAGTGACTATATCATATAAGGCTACAGGATTACATTATAGGGAAGCTCTTCAACTCTTCAGCCGACATGCCTTTGAACAAAATGACCCTAAAGAAGATTATGTGGGCCTCTCAAATTGCATGGTACAATATGCTCAAGGTCTCCCTTTGGCCCTTAAAGTTCTAGGTTCTTCTCTTCGAGGCATGACAGTAGATGAATGGAAATGCGCATtggataaatttaaaaaaaaccctatgaagaaaattaatgaTGTGCTTAGAATAAGTTTTGATGGGCTTGATCCTTCTCAAAAGGAGGTTTTCCTAGACATTGCGTGTTTTTTCAAAGGTGAATGCAAGATGTCGTGTTAA
- the LOC117906852 gene encoding disease resistance protein RPV1-like isoform X1 — translation MWNIRVLCDRCLVTIFGNVVQMHDLIQQMGWAIVRKEYRGDPLKWSRLWDADDIYNAFSRQEVMKNIQTISLDLSRSKEIRFNTKVFAKMKKLRLLKIYCNDHDGLTREEYKVHLPKDFEFPRNLRYLHWQRCTLRSLPSSFYGEQLIEINLKSSNIKRLWKGNKCLGKLKGIDLSHSKQLVEMPEFSSMPNLERLNLEGCTSLRELHSSIGDLKWLTYLNLGGCEQLQSLPNSMKFESLEVLYLNQCPKLKKIPEIHGNMGHLKELYFNKSGIKELPSSIAYLSSLEVLDLSYCSNFEKFPEIHGNMKFLRKLHLCASGIKELPDSIGYLESLEILDLSFCSKFEKFPEIRGNMKCLKELSLDETAIKELPNSIGSLTSLKILSLEKCSKFEKFSDVFTNMRHLRILNLCESGIKELPGSIGCLESLADLDLSNCSNFEKFPEIQWNMKCLRDLDLRHTAIKELPNSIWCLQDLGILHLGGCSNLERLPEIQKDMGNLYLLCLDGTAIEGLPCSIGHLTGLARLHLKNCRNLRSLPNICELKSLEDLLIDGCSNLEAFSEITEDMEQLEHLLLRETGITELPSSIEHLRGLDSLELINCENLVALPNSIGSLTCLTILRVRNCTKLHNLPDNLRGLWRSLIKLDLGGCNLTEGEIPSDLWCLSSLIFLDVSENHIRCIPAGITQLFELRTLYMNHCPMLEEIGELPSSLTKMEAHGCPCLETETFSSPLWSSLLKYFKSPNQSSFVIPGSSGIPEWVSHQRMGCEVRIKLPMNWYEDNNFLGFVLFFHHVPLDDDECETTRGGIAHCELTISHGDQSERLDKILFYSECKTYRIGNLSYDDEFDRYCSGSTSDPAIWVTYFSVFEIPREYRSSRWNNFKAHFHTPIGYGSFTCGTNTCFKLKSCGIHLLYDQDQMHCPQPSRGSLGDREDHPAFSSFQKIKALFKP, via the exons ATGTGGAACATAAGAGTTCTATGTGATAGATGTTTGGTAACTATCTTTGGCAACGTCGTACAAATGCATGACTTGATACAACAGATGGGTTGGGCAATTGTTCGTAAAGAATATCGTGGAGACCCCCTCAAATGGAGTAGATTGTGGGATGCTGATGATATTTATAATGCATTTTCTAGACAAGAG gtgatgaaaaatattcaaaccATATCTTTGGACTTGTCTAGATCAAAAGAAATACGGTTCAATACAAAAGTGTTTGCTAAGATGAAGAAACTTAGGTTGCTTAAAATCTATTGCAATGATCATGATGGTTTGACAAGAGAGGAGTATAAAGTGCATCTTCCTAAAGACTTTGAATTTCCTCGTAATTTGAGATATCTTCATTGGCAAAGATGCACTTTGAGGTCTTTACCTTCAAGTTTTTATGGAGAGCAACTTATTGAAATCAACTTGAAGTCTAGCAACATAAAAAGGCTTTGGAAGGGGAATAAG TGTCTTGGAAAACTAAAGGGCATTGATTTAAGTCACTCAAAACAGCTTGTCGAAATGCCAGAATTCTCAAGCATGCCGAATTTGGAGAGACTGAATCTTGAAGGTTGTACAAGTTTGCGTGAACTTCATTCATCTATTGGTGATCTCAAATGGTTGACTTACTTAAATTTAGGAGGATGTGAGCAGCTCCAAAGTTTACCAAATAGCATGAAGTTTGAATCTCTTGAAGTCCTTTATCTCAACCAATGTCCAAAGTTGAAGAAGATTCCTGAGATCCATGGGAATATGGGACATTTGAAGgaactttattttaataagagTGGGATTAAAGAGCTACCAAGTAGCATTGCGTATTTATCATCTCTTGAAGTCCTTGATCTCTCGTATTGTTCAAACTTTGAGAAATTTCCTGAGATCCATGggaatatgaaatttttgaggAAGCTTCATCTATGTGCAAGTGGTATTAAAGAACTCCCAGACAGCATTGGGTATTTGGAATCTCTTGAAATTCTTGACCTCTCATTTTgctcaaaatttgagaaattccCAGAGATAAGAGGGAATATGAAATGTTTGAAGGAGCTTTCTTTAGATGAGACTGCTATTAAGGAACTCCCAAATAGTATTGGGTCCTTGACCTCTCTCAAAATTCTTTCTCTTGAAAAATGTtcaaagtttgagaaattttcaGATGTATTTACCAATATGAGACATTTACGGATTCTAAATTTATGTGAAAGTGGTATTAAGGAACTCCCAGGCAGCATTGGATGTTTGGAATCTCTTGCAGATCTTGACCTCTCAAATTGCTCAAACTTTGAGAAATTTCCAGAGATCCAATGGAATATGAAATGCTTGAGGGACCTTGATTTACGCCACACTGCTATTAAGGAACTCCCAAATAGCATTTGGTGCTTGCAGGACCTTGGAATTCTTCACCTCGGTGGTTGCTCAAATCTTGAGAGGCTTCCTGAGATCCAAAAAGATATGGGAAATCTATATCTTCTTTGTCTAGACGGAACTGCTATTGAAGGATTACCCTGCTCAATAGGTCATCTCACTGGACTTGCTAGGTTACATTTGAAAAATTGTAGAAACTTGAGAAGTCTTCCAAACATATGTGAGTTGAAATCCCTTGAAGACCTTCTTATCGATGGTTGTTCAAATCTAGAGGCTTTTTCAGAGATCACGGAGGATATGGAACAATTAGAACACCTTTTGTTACGTGAAACGGGCATAACAGAGctgccatcatcaattgaacACCTGAGAGGTCTTGATTCCTTGGAATTGATCAATTGTGAGAACCTTGTGGCTCTTCCCAATAGCATTGGTAGTTTGACATGTCTTACTATTCTTCGTGTTCGTAACTGTACAAAGCTCCATAACTTGCCTGACAATTTGAGAGGCCTATGGCGTAGCCTAATAAAACTAGATCTAGGTGGTTGCAATCTGACGGAGGGAGAAATCCCCAGTGATTTATGGTGCTTATCCTCACTGATATTTTTAGATGTAAGTGAAAACCATATTCGTTGCATACCCGCTGGCATCACTCAACTTTTTGAGCTCCGAACCCTTTACATGAATCACTGCCCGATGcttgaagaaattggagagcTTCCATCAAGTTTAACAAAGATGGAGGCACATGGTTGTCCATGCCTGGAAACAGAAACTTTCTCAAGTCCACTTTGGTCTTCTCTGCTCAAATACTTCAAATCACCAAATCAG TCGTCATTTGTCATTCCAGGAAGTAGTGGAATACCAGAGTGGGTAAGCCATCAGAGAATGGGGTGTGAAGTAAGAATAAAGCTCCCAATGAATTGGTATGAAGATAACAACTTCTTGGGATTTGTTCTATTCTTCCATCATGTTCCccttgatgatgatgaatgTGAGACAACAAGAGGTGGTATTGCACATTGTGAATTGACGATATCCCATGGTGATCAATCTGAACGACTGGACAAGATATTGTTTTATTCTGAATGTAAAACCTACCGGATTGGGAATTTATCATATGACGACGAATTCGACCGCTACTGCAGTGGTAGCACATCAGATCCAGCAATTTGGGTGACGTATTTCTCAGTGTTTGAAATTCCCCGTGAGTATCGATCCAGTCGGTGGAACAACTTTAAGGCTCACTTCCACACTCCAATCGGTTATGGCTCTTTTACGTGTGGCACTAACACATGCTTTAAATTGAAAAGCTGTGGGATACATCTCTTGTACGACCAAGATCAGATGCATTGCCCTCAGCCGTCAAGAGGAAGCCTTGGTGACAGAGAAGATCACCCAGCCTTCTCTAGTTTCCAAAAGATCAAAGCTTTATTTAAACCCTAG
- the LOC117906908 gene encoding protein PARTING DANCERS homolog, with amino-acid sequence MEGEVFQHFPLIKKLKEQFAHLYIVITLPTREQNDSFVRSYFKLGMELGRPTFVPVQDIEMGFEKIVKIAHARGVCKRQDVISKLRAERKKSVQGMDVFLRVITSIPGIDNHDANSLNQAIGSIKAIAKASKDYILENTDLSSDKAETITRFFRDPKFYLSPKIN; translated from the exons atggAGGGGGAAGTCTTTCAACATTTcccttt GATAAAGAAACTAAAGGAGCAATTTGCACATCTCTACATTGTCATCACGCTTCCAACCAGGGAGCAAAATGATTCTTTTGTGCGCTCTTACTTCAA GCTTGGAATGGAGCTTGGAAGGCCTACATTTGTGCCAGTTCAAGACATAGAGATGGGCTTTGAGAAGATCGTGAAGATAGCTCATGCCCGTGGGG TATGTAAGAGGCAGGATGTGATATCCAAATTGAGGGCTGAG AGGAAGAAATCAGTGCAAGGAATGGACGTATTCCTAAGAGTAATCACTTCCATACCTGGAATTgataaccatgatgcaaattCG CTTAATCAAGCCATTGGTTCGATCAAAGCAATTGCCAAAGCATCAAAGGATTATATTTTGGAGAACACAGACCTTTCATCTGACAAGGCGGAGACGATTACAAGGTTTTTCAGAGATCCAAAGTTTTATCTCAGTCCAAAAATCAATTGA
- the LOC117906856 gene encoding non-functional pseudokinase ZED1-like isoform X1, translating into MGKIRRKELKKMKESMLKNGSLLLKERISYFNGKYFNPIRSFSMKELKNAIDDYSASLIFDHDVGNCIWYKGSLEGRTISIRTNFYEGVEMAINEIAIASQMSGHKNALKLLGCCLETRIPILVYEFPSGGSLVDRIFSPPNPLSWKSRLRIAYDIANVIAYLHTAFPRSIIHTDIKPSSFFLDQDCAAKLSDFSLSITLPEGEMQVDDEIRGTFGYLAPETLISGVYIEKNDVFSFGILLLELLIGKKVHSIMQEERASIQDYAQSFVNTCDINGIVDPIILAQPRGIHEELQFQAIFDLAMRCSMKDMDEIPTIVNAAKEVRRIQKFVP; encoded by the coding sequence ATGGGCAAGATAAGGAGAAAGgaattgaagaagatgaaggaatCGATGTTGAAGAATGGAAGCTTGTTATTGAAGGAGCGAATTTCCTATTTTAATGGAAAGTATTTCAATCCTATTAGAAGCTTTTCTATGAAAGAACTTAAAAATGCAATAGACGATTATAGCGCTAGTCTGATTTTCGACCATGACGTGGGTAATTGCATATGGTACAAAGGTTCTTTGGAAGGTCGAACAATCTCTATTAGGACCAACTTTTATGAAGGTGTTGAAATGGCTATCAATGAAATTGCTATTGCTTCACAAATGAGCGGCCATAAGAATGCTTTGAAGCTACTGGGATGTTGCTTAGAAACCCGAATCCCTATTCTAGTTTATGAATTTCCATCTGGTGGATCTCTCGTAGATAGAATATTTTCTCCTCCCAACCCTTTGTCATGGAAAAGTAGATTAAGAATTGCTTATGATATTGCTAATGTAATTGCCTATCTCCACACTGCATTTCCTAGGTCCATCATTCATACCGATATCAAACCCTCAAGTTTCTTTTTGGACCAAGATTGTGCTGCCAAACTATCCGATTTCTCGCTTTCTATCACTCTTCCTGAAGGTGAAATGCAAGTGGATGATGAAATTCGTGGAACTTTTGGATACTTGGCTCCTGAGACTCTTATCTCAGGTGTGTACATTgagaaaaatgatgtttttagCTTTGGCATTCTTCTGTTGGAACTTTTGATTGGGAAAAAGGTGCACTCGATAATGCAGGAGGAGAGAGCTAGTATACAAGATTATGCCCAAAGCTTTGTAAACACCTGCGACATCAATGGCATTGTGGATCCTATAATTCTAGCTCAGCCAAGAGGGATACATGAAGAGCTACAATTTCAAGCCATATTTGACCTTGCTATGAGATGTAGTATGAAAGATATGGACGAGATACCAACCATAGTGAATGCTGCAAAAGAAGTTAGGAGAATTCAAAAGTTTGTCCCTTGA
- the LOC117906856 gene encoding non-functional pseudokinase ZED1-like isoform X2: MGKIRRKELKKMKESMLKNGSLLLKERISYFNGKYFNPIRSFSMKELKNAIDDYSASLIFDHDVGNCIWYKGSLEGRTISIRTNFYEGVEMAINEIAIASQMSGHKNALKLLGCCLETRIPILVYEFPSGGSLVDRIFSPPNPLSWKSRLRIAYDIANVIAYLHTAFPRSIIHTDIKPSSFFLDQDCAAKLSDFSLSITLPEGEMQVDDEIRGTFGYLAPETLISGGES, encoded by the exons ATGGGCAAGATAAGGAGAAAGgaattgaagaagatgaaggaatCGATGTTGAAGAATGGAAGCTTGTTATTGAAGGAGCGAATTTCCTATTTTAATGGAAAGTATTTCAATCCTATTAGAAGCTTTTCTATGAAAGAACTTAAAAATGCAATAGACGATTATAGCGCTAGTCTGATTTTCGACCATGACGTGGGTAATTGCATATGGTACAAAGGTTCTTTGGAAGGTCGAACAATCTCTATTAGGACCAACTTTTATGAAGGTGTTGAAATGGCTATCAATGAAATTGCTATTGCTTCACAAATGAGCGGCCATAAGAATGCTTTGAAGCTACTGGGATGTTGCTTAGAAACCCGAATCCCTATTCTAGTTTATGAATTTCCATCTGGTGGATCTCTCGTAGATAGAATATTTTCTCCTCCCAACCCTTTGTCATGGAAAAGTAGATTAAGAATTGCTTATGATATTGCTAATGTAATTGCCTATCTCCACACTGCATTTCCTAGGTCCATCATTCATACCGATATCAAACCCTCAAGTTTCTTTTTGGACCAAGATTGTGCTGCCAAACTATCCGATTTCTCGCTTTCTATCACTCTTCCTGAAGGTGAAATGCAAGTGGATGATGAAATTCGTGGAACTTTTGGATACTTGGCTCCTGAGACTCTTATCTCAG GAGGAGAGAGCTAG
- the LOC117906855 gene encoding non-functional pseudokinase ZED1-like, translating to MWKRREKTDIEMGKKERKECILRNGGLLLQKRISYFNGKYSNPMRSFLAKELQKATDNYNHGNLIFTCSSRFKWYKGCLEGRVVFVKKYFDHSIATHSRGFLADPEMVTNEMSVAAQVSGHKNSLKLLGCCLETQIPTLVFEFPMNGNLGDQLRSNPTGLSWKSRLKIANEIASVLTYLHTAFPRPIIHRDIYPGNFYLDQDLCAKLSDFTLCMALPEGKTQVQSLRISGTVGYLAPEVLRLCVYSEKSDVFGFGLLLFDLLTGKDYRELVVSKGSMDDLKEDYLMDCIQSYIRNHGINGIVDPTILAEGGGVPHHHQFQAVFRLILKCRRMNAEERPIMLDVAKQLRRIQRGNFISDEAIRNDMFSTYNIGSTRLLCHRKTLE from the exons ATgtggaaaagaagagagaaaaccGACATTGAGATGGGGAAGAAGGAGAGAAAGGAGTGCATATTGAGGAATGGAGGGTTGTTATTGCAGAAgagaatttcttattttaatggCAAATACTCCAATCCCATGCGTAGCTTTTTGGCCAAAGAGCTTCAAAAAGCTACTGACAATTACAATCATGGGAATCTAATTTTTACATGTTCGTCCCGTTTCAAATGGTATAAAGGTTGTTTGGAAGGTCGAGTGGTTTTTGTGAAGAAGTATTTTGATCATTCCATTGCAACACATTCTCGTGGTTTTTTGGCTGATCCTGAGATGGTTACTAATGAAATGTCAGTTGCAGCACAAGTGAGCGGGCATAAGAATAGTTTGAAGCTTTTGGGATGTTGCTTAGAAACACAAATCCCCACTTTAGTTTTCGAATTTCCAATGAATGGAAATCTTGGGGATCAATTAAGATCCAATCCAACTGGTTTATCGTGGAAGAGTAGATTAAAAATTGCAAATGAGATTGCTTCAGTGCTTACATATCTCCATACTGCGTTTCCCAGGCCAATCATTCATAGAGATATATATCCTGGAAATTTCTACTTGGACCAAGACTTGTGTGCGAAGCTCTCTGATTTTACATTATGTATGGCACTCCCTGAGGGCAAAACACAAGTACAGAGTTTACGTATTTCCGGGACTGTAGGATATCTAGCACCTGAAGTATTGCGGCTGTGTGTGTATTCAGAGAAGAGTGACGTGTTTGGCTTTGGCTTGCTTTTATTCGACCTTCTAACGGGAAAGGACTATCGTGAATTAGTTGTGTCCAAAGGTTCCATGGACGATCTAAAGGAGGATTATCTGATGGACTGCATACAATCCTATATCAGAAATCATGGAATTAATGGGATTGTAGACCCTACTATTCTAGCAGAGGGGGGAGGAGTCCCCCACCATCATCAATTTCAAGCAGTATTCCGACTTATTCTCAAGTGTCGTAGAATGAATGCAGAGGAGAGGCCGATCATGTTGGATGTAGCAAAACAACTCAGGCGAATTCAAAG GGGAAATTTCATTTCTGATGAAGCAATTCGCAATGATATGTTTTCTACGTACAATATTGGATCAACACGTCTCTTGTGCCATCGAAAGACTCTCGAATAA